In Camelina sativa cultivar DH55 chromosome 16, Cs, whole genome shotgun sequence, a single window of DNA contains:
- the LOC104749447 gene encoding nucleobase-ascorbate transporter 2-like isoform X2, with translation MDPIKPEEISHPPMDQLQGLEYCIDSNPPWGEAIALGFEHYILALGTAVMIPSVLVPMMGGDDGDKVRVVQTLLFLQGVNTLLQTLFGTRLPTVIGGSYAFMVPIISIIKDSSLTRIEDPQLRFLSTMRAVQGAIIVASSVQIILGFSQMWAICARFFSPVGMVPVIALTGFGLFNIGFPVVGNCVEIGVPMLILFVIFSQYLKNFQFRQFPVVERFALLIALVVVWAYAHLLTASGAYKHRPHQTQVNCRTDMSNLISSAPWIKIPYPLQWGAPSFDAGHAFAMMAAVFVSLIESTGAFKAAARLASATPPPPHVLSRGIGWQGIGILLNGLFGTLSGSSVSVENIGLLGSTRVGSRRVIQISAGFMIFFSMLGKFGALFASIPFTIFAAVYCVLFGLVASVGLSFLQFTNMNSLRNLFIVGVSLFLGLSIPEYFRDFTMKALHGPAHTNAGWFNDFLNTIFSSSPMVALMVAVFLDNTLDYKETARDRGLPWWAKFRTFKGDSRNEEFYTLPFNLNRFFPPS, from the exons ATGGATCCAATAAAGCCAGAGGAGATAAGCCACCCACCAATGGATCAGCTTCAGGGTTTAGAGTATTGCATTGACTCAAACCCTCCATGGG GAGAAGCCATAGCTTTAGGTTTCGAGCATTACATTTTGGCTTTAGGAACTGCGGTTATGATTCCTTCAGTTCTTGTTCCTATGATGGGTGGAGATGAT GGTGATAAAGTCAGAGTTGTTCAGACACTACTGTTCCTTCAAGGTGTTAACACTCTTCTTCAAACTTTATTTGGAACTCGTCTTCCAACTGTGATCGGAGGCTCTTATGCATTCATGGTTCCCATCATTTCAATCATCAAAGACTCTTCTTTGACCCGTATCGAAGATCCACAGTTG AGATTTCTAAGTACAATGAGAGCGGTACAAGGCGCAATCATAGTTGCATCCAGTGTTCAAATCATCCTTGGTTTCAGCCAGATGTGGGCTATCTGtgcaag ATTCTTTAGTCCTGTTGGTATGGTTCCTGTGATTGCATTAACAGGTTTTGGACTCTTCAACATTGGATTCCCAGTG GTTGGTAATTGTGTTGAGATAGGAGTCCCTATGCTTATCCTCTTTGTTATCTTCTCTCAG TATTTAAAGAACTTTCAGTTCAGGCAATTCCCTGTAGTGGAGAGATTTGCTCTTCTTATAGCGCTTGTCGTGGTGTGGGCTTACGCGCATCTTTTGACAGCGAGTGGAGCTTACAAACACCGACCACACCAGACACAAGTAAACTGCAGAACCGATATGTCTAACCTCATTTCCTCTGCTCCTTG GATCAAGATTCCTTATCCACTTCAATGGGGAGCACCTAGCTTTGATGCTGGTCATGCTTTTGCTATGATGGCCGCTGTTTTTGTCTCACTCATTGAG TCAACTGGAGCTTTCAAAGCTGCTGCACGACTGGCGAGTGCCACGCCTCCTCCACCTCATGTTCTTAGCCGTGGAATTGGCTGGCAAGGCATTGGAATTCTCTTAAACGGTTTATTTGGAACGCTAAGCGGTTCAAGTGTCTCTGT AGAGAACATTGGTTTACTAGGAAGCACCCGAGTTGGAAGCCGCAGAGTGATCCAAATCTCAGCGGGGTTTATGATATTCTTCTCAATGCTAGGCAAATTCGGGGCATTGTTCGCTTCAATACCTTTCACAATATTTGCAGCCGTGTACTGTGTCTTGTTTGGTCTTGTTGCTTCCGTTGGTCTCTCTTTTCTGCAGTTCACAAACATGAACTCCCTGAGGAATCTCTTCATCGTCGGTGTGTCTCTCTTCTTGGGACTATCGATCCCTGAATACTTCAGAGACTTCACCATGAAAGCATTACATGGTCCAGCTCACACCAATGCTGGTTGGTTCAATGATTTCTTGAACACAATCTTCTCGTCTTCACCTATGGTCGCGTTGATGGTGGCAGTGTTCTTGGACAACACT
- the LOC104749447 gene encoding nucleobase-ascorbate transporter 2-like isoform X1 — protein MDPIKPEEISHPPMDQLQGLEYCIDSNPPWGEAIALGFEHYILALGTAVMIPSVLVPMMGGDDGDKVRVVQTLLFLQGVNTLLQTLFGTRLPTVIGGSYAFMVPIISIIKDSSLTRIEDPQLRFLSTMRAVQGAIIVASSVQIILGFSQMWAICARFFSPVGMVPVIALTGFGLFNIGFPVVGNCVEIGVPMLILFVIFSQYLKNFQFRQFPVVERFALLIALVVVWAYAHLLTASGAYKHRPHQTQVNCRTDMSNLISSAPWIKIPYPLQWGAPSFDAGHAFAMMAAVFVSLIESTGAFKAAARLASATPPPPHVLSRGIGWQGIGILLNGLFGTLSGSSVSVENIGLLGSTRVGSRRVIQISAGFMIFFSMLGKFGALFASIPFTIFAAVYCVLFGLVASVGLSFLQFTNMNSLRNLFIVGVSLFLGLSIPEYFRDFTMKALHGPAHTNAGWFNDFLNTIFSSSPMVALMVAVFLDNTLDYKETARDRGLPWWAKFRTFKGDSRNEEFYTLPFNLNRFFPPS, from the exons ATGGATCCAATAAAGCCAGAGGAGATAAGCCACCCACCAATGGATCAGCTTCAGGGTTTAGAGTATTGCATTGACTCAAACCCTCCATGGG GAGAAGCCATAGCTTTAGGTTTCGAGCATTACATTTTGGCTTTAGGAACTGCGGTTATGATTCCTTCAGTTCTTGTTCCTATGATGGGTGGAGATGAT GGTGATAAAGTCAGAGTTGTTCAGACACTACTGTTCCTTCAAGGTGTTAACACTCTTCTTCAAACTTTATTTGGAACTCGTCTTCCAACTGTGATCGGAG GCTCTTATGCATTCATGGTTCCCATCATTTCAATCATCAAAGACTCTTCTTTGACCCGTATCGAAGATCCACAGTTG AGATTTCTAAGTACAATGAGAGCGGTACAAGGCGCAATCATAGTTGCATCCAGTGTTCAAATCATCCTTGGTTTCAGCCAGATGTGGGCTATCTGtgcaag ATTCTTTAGTCCTGTTGGTATGGTTCCTGTGATTGCATTAACAGGTTTTGGACTCTTCAACATTGGATTCCCAGTG GTTGGTAATTGTGTTGAGATAGGAGTCCCTATGCTTATCCTCTTTGTTATCTTCTCTCAG TATTTAAAGAACTTTCAGTTCAGGCAATTCCCTGTAGTGGAGAGATTTGCTCTTCTTATAGCGCTTGTCGTGGTGTGGGCTTACGCGCATCTTTTGACAGCGAGTGGAGCTTACAAACACCGACCACACCAGACACAAGTAAACTGCAGAACCGATATGTCTAACCTCATTTCCTCTGCTCCTTG GATCAAGATTCCTTATCCACTTCAATGGGGAGCACCTAGCTTTGATGCTGGTCATGCTTTTGCTATGATGGCCGCTGTTTTTGTCTCACTCATTGAG TCAACTGGAGCTTTCAAAGCTGCTGCACGACTGGCGAGTGCCACGCCTCCTCCACCTCATGTTCTTAGCCGTGGAATTGGCTGGCAAGGCATTGGAATTCTCTTAAACGGTTTATTTGGAACGCTAAGCGGTTCAAGTGTCTCTGT AGAGAACATTGGTTTACTAGGAAGCACCCGAGTTGGAAGCCGCAGAGTGATCCAAATCTCAGCGGGGTTTATGATATTCTTCTCAATGCTAGGCAAATTCGGGGCATTGTTCGCTTCAATACCTTTCACAATATTTGCAGCCGTGTACTGTGTCTTGTTTGGTCTTGTTGCTTCCGTTGGTCTCTCTTTTCTGCAGTTCACAAACATGAACTCCCTGAGGAATCTCTTCATCGTCGGTGTGTCTCTCTTCTTGGGACTATCGATCCCTGAATACTTCAGAGACTTCACCATGAAAGCATTACATGGTCCAGCTCACACCAATGCTGGTTGGTTCAATGATTTCTTGAACACAATCTTCTCGTCTTCACCTATGGTCGCGTTGATGGTGGCAGTGTTCTTGGACAACACT
- the LOC109129430 gene encoding uncharacterized protein LOC109129430, translating into MSTEIEGHERNRSFMIEDLPIGKKAIGCKWVDTLKYRSDGTLERHKARLVALGNKQVEGIDYNKMFASVEKMGTVRLLLDTTVKRKWDIHQMDVHHAFLHGDLDEEIYMRLPPGFKASSPTKVCRLRKSIHGLKQSPRCWFAKLTTALKEYGLEQSLSDYSLFTLDTKGNQIHVLIYVDDLIITGSTGQIMKTFKAYLSSCFHMKDLGPLKYFMGIEVARSSSGKYLSQRKYALDIISNIGLLGARPAAFPLESTHQLAVSTSPLLQQPAQYRRLIGRLIYLAVTRPDLAYCVHFLAQFMQHPREDHWEAALCVVRYLKNNPGQGIFLRSDTPSQLTGWCDSDYSSCPLTRRSVTGYFIQLGGSPISWKTKKQKTVSRSSAEAEYRAMAHLTQELIWLKRIFSF; encoded by the coding sequence ATGTCAACTGAGATTGAGGGTCACGAACGCAATCGCTCTTTCATGATTGAAGATTTGCCCATAGGGAAGAAGGCAATTGGATGTAAGTGGGTTGATACGCTTAAATATCGGTCGGATGGAACTCTAGAACGACACAAAGCCAGATTAGTCGCACTTGGCAACAAACAAGTTGAAGGTATCGACTACAACAAAATGTTTGCATCAGTCGAAAAAATGGGTACCGTACGATTGCTCTTGGATACGACTGTCAAACGTAAGTGGGACATtcatcaaatggatgttcatCATGCGTTTCTTCACGGAGATCTCGATGAAGAAATCTATATGCGGTTGCCACCGGGGTTCAAAGCCTCAAGTCCGACAAAGGTATGTCGTCTACGAAAGTCCATTCACGGTTTGAAACAGAGTCCCCGATGTTGGTTTGCCAAGTTGACCACTGCTTTGAAAGAATATGGCTTAGAACAGAGTTTGTCTGATTACTCGCTGTTTACACTGGATACCAAGGGCAATCAGattcatgttttaatttatgtggATGATCTGATTATTACTGGTAGTACTGGGCAAATTATGAAAACATTCAAGGCCTATCTATCCTCTTGCTTCCACATGAAGGATTTGGGACCCTTGAAGTACTTCATGGGTATTGAAGTGGCCAGAAGTTCCTCTGGCAAGTATCTTAGTCAGCGTAAGTATGCCCTTGATATCATCTCCAACATCGGCTTACTTGGTGCGAGGCCCGCTGCGTTTCCACTTGAATCGACTCATCAGCTTGCTGTCTCGACCTCACCTCTTCTCCAACAACCGGCCCAGTATCGCCGTCTCATTGGTCGCCTCATCTACTTGGCTGTTACTAGACCTGATTTGGCCTATTGTGTCCACTTCCTCGCACAGTTTATGCAACACCCACGCGAAGATCATTGGGAAGCTGCACTCTGTGTGGTTCGTTACTTGAAGAATAACCCAGGTCAGGGCATCTTCCTACGATCGGACACACCATCTCAGCTCACCGGATGGTGTGACAGCGACTACTCCAGCTGCCCTCTAACGCGTCGTTCGGTTACTGGGTATTTCATACAATTGGGTGGGTCTCCTATATCCTGGAAAACGAAGAAGCAGAAGACTGTAAGTCGCTCATCTGCAGAGGCAGAGTACCGAGCGATGGCACACTTGACTCAAGAACTGATTTGGCTAAAGCGGATTTTCAGTTTCTAG
- the LOC104753269 gene encoding uncharacterized protein LOC104753269: MTTTNDGSTPPMNSTLNPNPTATTTSTITTTEGTNYDEWSCGMKTALYSQKKFGFLNGVIPRPDEGSPDLEDWWTIQALLVSWIKMSIDPVLRSNISHRDVAKDLWDHLKKRFSVTNGPRVQQIKADLAGCKQRGLTIEAYFGKLTRIWDSMVSYRPLRLCKCECDLGTLQERDREEDKVHQFLFGRDDTLYRTVRSSLVSRIPIQPLEEVYNIVRQEEYLLRNDANSREETTEVSAFAVQAVQSVRRDEHDKHVVCTHFNRIVHSSKSCYGIIGYPKWWGNRPRTRASPSQGRGCGGSHGSMGRGRAMTFANAVQVATPTSSANANYVVTDNDHDKVEVSDAQWRAIKNLLNAGKPNESEKLTSTCFLPFWILDTGASHHLTSRLDILTDVRDMAPVGVVLADDRERILVKEGSSELISLSQLMDENQCVVQLADHFLVVQDRALRTVTGVGKRLGGTFHFRSLEYAASVVIRDEKSFELWHNRMGHPVAKVVGLLPGVSLNNSSTFLNKACDTCLRAKQTRLSFPISENKTTKIFELIHCDLWGPYRTPTYSGARFFLTIVDDYSRGVWIHLLNDKSEAPTQLQNFLAMTTRQFNTPVQKIHSDNGSEFVCLRDFFKSLGIIHETSCVGTPQQNGRAERKHRHILKIARALRTPSSVLQGSTPYERLYKAKPSYAHLRVFGSLCYAHDQSHKGDKFASRSRRCVFMGYPYGKKGWRLYDLEKAQFFVSRDVVFSETEFPYAFVHADEPEEEVDMSPYLTSLFHKEEDANQVGRSQAPNLVGPVTYDPPVIGHVPNPPVIGPVPNPTFIGPLPNPSPLPFPSCDHRDTMATIHQDTRRHTDVPATKTQPSVVASVPMEPERLGRGHRQKTRSVKLKDFVVNTSYNSTTSTDASTSHYPVANYVDCE, encoded by the exons ATGACAACCACCAACGATGGATCAACTCCACCAATGAACTCGACCCTGAACCCAAACCCGACAGCGACAACGACTTCGACGATAACAACGACGGAG GGTACGAACTACGATGAATGGTCTTGTGGTATGAAGACAGCCCTCTACTCACAAAAGAAATTTGGGTTTCTCAACGGTGTAATCCCACGACCCGATGAAGGCTCTCCGGACCTTGAAGACTGGTGGACAATCCAGGCGTTGCTTGTGTCATGGATCAAGATGTCCATCGATCCAGTTCTGCGCTCTAACATCTCTCATCGAGATGTTGCGAAGGACCTGTGGGACCACTTGAAGAAGAGGTTTTCGGTGACCAATGGACCAAGGGTTCAACAAATCAAGGCGGATCTTGCGGGCTGTAAACAAAGGGGTCTCACTATTGAGGCTtactttggaaaattaactCGTATTTGGGACAGCATGGTAAGCTATCGTCCTCTTCGCCTTTGTAAGTGTGAGTGCGATCTTGGCACGCTTCAAGAAAGAGACCGTGAAGAAGATAAGGTAcatcagtttttgtttggaCGTGATGATACCCTTTACCGAACGGTACGCTCGAGCTTAGTCTCACGAATTCCGATCCAACCTTTGGAGGAGGTTTACAATATTGTTCGTCAGGAAGAATATTTGTTGCGAAACGACGCCAATAGTCGTGAGGAAACAACTGAGGTCAGTGCCTTCGCTGTTCAAGCAGTACAAAGTGTTCGTCGAGACGAACATGACAAGCATGTCGTGTGTACGCATTTTAACCGTATTGTTCACTCAAGCAAGAGTTGTTACGGCATCATTGGGTATCCGAAGTGGTGGGGGAATCGACCACGTACTCGTGCATCACCAAGTCAAGGTCGTGGATGTGGAGGTTCCCATGGAAGTATGGGACGTGGACGTGCTATGACGTTTGCCAATGCTGTTCAGGTTGCCACTCCTACCAGCTCTGCGAATGCTAACTATGTTGTTACGGATAATGATCATGACAAAGTGGAAGTCAGCGATGCTCAGTGGAGGGCCATTAAAAACCTTCTCAATGCCGGCAAACCCAATGAGTCTGAAAAATTAACGAGTAcgtgttttcttcctttttggatTCTTGATACGGGTGCCTCCCATCACTTAACAAGTCGTCTAGATATCTTAACGGATGTTAGAGATATGGCACCGGTTGGGGTTGTGTTAGCTGATGATAGAGAACGTATTTTGGTGAAAGAAGGTTCT TCTGAGTTGATTTCGTTGAGTCAGTTGATGGATGAGAACCAATGTGTTGTCCAGTTGGCTGATCATTTCCTTGTTGTTCAAGACCGTGCTTTGAGGACGGTGACAGGAGTTGGTAAGCGTTTGGGAGGGACCTTTCACTTTAGAAGCTTGGAGTATGCTGCATCCGTTGTTATAAGAGATGAGAAGTCCTTTGAGCTCTGGCACAATCGCATGGGTCATCCAGTTGCTAAAGTCGTGGGTCTACTGCCTGGTGTTTCTCTTAAtaattcttctacttttttgaATAAAGCGTGTGATACATGTCTCCGCGCTAAACAAACACGGTTGAGTTTTCCGATTAGTGAGAATAAAACGACAAAGATTTTCGAATTGATTCATTGCGACTTATGGGGACCGTATAGGACTCCCACTTATTCTGGTGCACGATTCTTTCTCACTATCGTCGATGATTACTCGAGAGGTGTGTGGATACACTTGTTGAATGATAAATCAGAGGCTCCAACTCAACTACAGAATTTCTTAGCAATGACAACACGACAGTTCAACACACCGGTTCAAAAGATACATAGTGATAATGGGtctgaatttgtttgtttgcgTGACTTCTTCAAATCTCTTGGCATAATACATGAAACGTCTTGTGTTGGTACTCCGCAACAGAACGGGCGAGCTGAGAGGAAACATCGGCATATACTAAAAATTGCTCGAGCTTTACG GACACCAAGCTCCGTTCTTCAGGGTTCTACTCCTTATGAGCGCTTGTACAAAGCCAAACCTTCCTACGCACATCTCCGAGTCTTTGGCAGTCTGTGTTATGCTCATGATCAGTCTCACAAGGGTGACAAGTTTGCGTCTCGGAGCCGTAGGTGTGTTTTCATGGGTTACCCGTATGGGAAAAAAGGTTGGCGGTTATACGATCTTGAAAAAGCCCAGTTCTTTGTTTCACGCGATGTTGTGTTCAGTGAAACAGAGTTCCCATATGCCTTTGTTCATGCCGACGAACCAGAGGAGGAAGTGGATATGTCGCCGTACTTAACTTCTCTGTTTCACAAGGAAGAGGATGCAAATCAGGTGGGCCGTTCACAAGCTCCTAATTTAGTTGGTCCTGTCACTTATGACCCACCTGTTATTGGGCATGTGCCAAACCCACCGGTTATTGGGCCTGTGCCAAACCCAACTTTTATTGGACCTTTACCAAATCCATCTCCTTTGCCTTTCCCTTCTTGTGATCATCGTGACACGATGGCGACGATACATCAGGACACACGCCGGCACACCGACGTACCAGCTACGAAAACACAGCCATCGGTTGTGGCTTCGGTTCCTATGGAGCCAGAACGGCTCGGTCGAGGTCATCGACAGAAAACAAGATCGGTCAAACTCAAAGATTTTGTGGTCAATACAAGTTACAATTCCACAACTTCAACCGATGCCTCGACCTCTCACTACCCGGTGGCTAATTATGTTGATTGTGAATGA